The Hyphomicrobiales bacterium genome has a window encoding:
- a CDS encoding conserved hypothetical protein (Evidence 4 : Unknown function but conserved in other organisms) has protein sequence MTDRDLLSWAMLNAYVDGELAPDQAAQVAAALVADREAAAQVATLTRLRAAVKAAVPMPAPPPFALPQARPRMARWMPWAAAACLALIIGAASLGIGHRQPAGSSLADAIAAHQLWLAQSSSGAAPRLGVELAGAEAGPLPDLSLASLRLVHLSLDPAGRRGGGVLAGYVGPNGCRVGLWIAPAEDALPTQPAVRDRDGLAIRAWRGERASYALIGRGIDPARLDGIAALVARITRDEPGVPREQVAALAEARSVGPACLG, from the coding sequence GTGACCGACCGCGACCTTCTCTCCTGGGCCATGCTCAACGCCTATGTCGACGGTGAGCTGGCGCCCGACCAAGCCGCGCAGGTCGCGGCTGCGCTCGTTGCCGATCGCGAGGCTGCGGCGCAGGTCGCGACGCTGACGCGGCTGCGGGCGGCCGTCAAAGCCGCGGTGCCGATGCCGGCGCCTCCGCCTTTCGCGTTGCCGCAAGCCCGCCCACGCATGGCCCGCTGGATGCCATGGGCCGCCGCTGCCTGCCTTGCTCTGATCATCGGGGCAGCCTCCCTCGGCATCGGCCATCGGCAGCCGGCCGGCTCGTCCCTCGCCGACGCCATCGCGGCGCATCAACTCTGGCTCGCGCAATCGTCGTCCGGTGCCGCGCCGCGCCTCGGCGTCGAGCTCGCCGGTGCCGAGGCCGGGCCTCTGCCGGATTTGTCGCTCGCTTCGCTGCGCCTCGTGCATCTGTCGCTCGACCCCGCGGGGCGTCGGGGCGGCGGGGTGCTCGCCGGCTATGTCGGGCCGAATGGCTGCCGGGTCGGCCTCTGGATCGCGCCCGCCGAGGACGCGCTGCCGACGCAGCCGGCGGTGCGGGATCGCGACGGGCTGGCGATCCGGGCCTGGCGCGGCGAGCGCGCGAGCTATGCCCTGATCGGCCGTGGCATCGATCCCGCCCGCCTCGACGGCATCGCCGCGCTCGTGGCGCGGATCACGCGGGACGAGCCCGGCGTCCCGCGCGAGCAGGTCGCGGCGCTGGCCGAGGCGCGCAGCGTCGGTCCCGCCTGCCTCGGCTGA
- a CDS encoding META domain-containing protein, producing MPASAPTSWRPALCFAVAMVAAQQAATAAPLTARGNEPGWQVEISDTAITIRTIDAGTVTVTPAPTPTTAKGVATYRATVDGRPFSLVVAPKICTDTMSGMPHPKTARVIFGGRSLKGCAGDPANLLHGDWRIEAIGGKRIVKGSKPTLAFDPAGRIHGNGSCNRYFGSFKLTGEGLTISETGASMMMCDPPLMDQERALLKGLEGVDRFKATPSGRLHLLGRDGRSAVSLRR from the coding sequence ATGCCTGCATCCGCCCCGACATCCTGGCGCCCGGCCTTGTGTTTCGCCGTAGCGATGGTGGCGGCGCAGCAGGCAGCGACCGCCGCGCCGCTGACGGCCCGTGGCAACGAGCCCGGCTGGCAGGTCGAGATTTCGGACACGGCCATAACGATCCGCACAATCGATGCCGGCACCGTGACGGTCACGCCCGCCCCGACGCCGACCACGGCGAAAGGCGTCGCGACCTACAGGGCGACGGTGGATGGCCGCCCCTTCTCGCTGGTTGTCGCTCCGAAGATTTGTACGGACACCATGAGCGGCATGCCCCATCCGAAAACGGCGAGGGTCATCTTCGGCGGCCGTTCCCTCAAAGGTTGCGCAGGCGATCCCGCCAATCTGCTTCACGGCGACTGGCGCATCGAAGCGATCGGCGGCAAGCGCATCGTCAAAGGCTCCAAGCCCACCCTCGCCTTCGATCCGGCGGGGCGCATCCATGGCAATGGATCCTGCAATCGCTATTTCGGCAGCTTCAAGCTGACCGGGGAAGGATTGACCATCTCGGAGACGGGCGCCTCGATGATGATGTGCGATCCGCCGCTGATGGATCAGGAACGCGCTCTGCTGAAGGGCCTCGAAGGCGTCGACCGCTTCAAGGCGACGCCATCCGGGCGGCTTCACCTTCTCGGCCGGGATGGCCGCAGCGCCGTGAGCCTGCGCCGGTAA
- the yhdH gene encoding acrylyl-CoA reductase, whose amino-acid sequence MSETFTALLIEDDGGKPKASFREIGFDALPDHDVLVEIHYSTLNYKDGLAVSGKGRIARRLPMVAGIDLAGIVRQSRSPDWKPGDKVVVNGWGLSETEWGGYSRYQRLKPDWLTRLPEGFDLAEAMAIGTAGYTAALCVDALEDWGSIGAGSGEVLVTGAAGGVGSTAIALLAARGYAVTAATGRPETHEYLRGLGASAFVERAALAEKGAPLQKERWSGAVDTVGSQTLATVLSQARYGAAITACGLAGGADLPATVLPHILRGVALIGVDSVMAPHAKRERAWARLARDLDRDASRTMTRVEPMSRLPELAGQIITGQIRGRVVIDVSR is encoded by the coding sequence ATGAGCGAGACCTTCACCGCGCTGCTGATCGAGGACGATGGCGGCAAGCCGAAAGCCTCCTTCCGTGAGATCGGATTCGACGCCCTGCCCGACCATGACGTCCTGGTCGAGATTCACTACTCGACCCTCAACTACAAGGACGGGCTGGCGGTCTCCGGCAAGGGACGCATCGCGCGGCGCCTGCCGATGGTCGCCGGCATCGACCTCGCTGGCATCGTCAGGCAGTCGCGCTCGCCGGACTGGAAGCCGGGCGACAAGGTGGTCGTCAACGGCTGGGGCCTCTCGGAGACCGAATGGGGCGGCTATTCCCGCTATCAGCGGCTGAAGCCGGACTGGCTGACGCGCCTGCCGGAGGGTTTCGACCTGGCCGAAGCCATGGCGATCGGTACGGCGGGCTACACGGCCGCTCTTTGCGTCGATGCACTCGAAGACTGGGGTTCGATCGGCGCCGGCAGCGGCGAAGTGCTGGTTACCGGCGCCGCCGGCGGCGTCGGCTCGACCGCTATCGCCCTGCTTGCGGCGCGCGGCTATGCCGTCACCGCCGCGACAGGCCGTCCCGAAACCCATGAGTACCTGCGGGGACTGGGCGCAAGCGCTTTCGTCGAGCGCGCAGCCCTGGCCGAGAAGGGCGCGCCCCTGCAGAAGGAACGCTGGAGCGGTGCTGTCGACACCGTCGGCAGCCAGACGCTTGCGACCGTGCTGTCGCAGGCTCGCTACGGCGCGGCGATCACCGCCTGCGGCCTTGCCGGCGGGGCCGATCTCCCTGCAACCGTCCTGCCGCACATCCTGCGCGGCGTGGCCTTGATCGGTGTCGACTCAGTCATGGCTCCGCACGCAAAGCGCGAGCGCGCCTGGGCGCGCCTGGCGCGCGATCTCGATCGCGATGCCTCGCGAACCATGACCCGCGTCGAACCGATGTCCCGCTTGCCGGAACTGGCCGGACAGATCATCACCGGGCAGATCCGCGGCCGCGTGGTCATCGACGTCTCGCGCTGA
- a CDS encoding AMP-binding domain-containing protein has product MQTLVAQLRSAAAKAPQARIHDGALAPDYTELHERSLRVAGGLARQGIGEGDRVALWLPNGLAYLDLVHACHHLGAVAVAINTRFRTAEAQSILQRTGARALAIAPGFKDIAFLDMLAGMDRAALPELRLIVSVGEELHDALSGATSLAHRDLLAANPVASRADPELPVAIFATSGTTNAPKFALHRQGNIALHGARIAAAFGFDAGDAHLLQAVPFCGIWGFSQWMGTVAGAASASLVPFFEARGAGTLIRERGITHLSGPDDLIQRLFDAFPEQRPFPTLREALISTFNPTLGEFTTSIDQRGLRMVNGYGMSEIFSFFSRRRADDPPPLRQRPGGTPLDPQAELRVRSTTGDALLGIGEVGRLELKVDTLFSGYFGDPAATAAAFTPDGFFRTGDLAALGPGGTFDLVGRDGDFLRLGGFLVNPVEIEDAVKQAAPGCEVVVVEAATARGNKPVAFMRAGPGIAPPNAAVLTNALRGRIADFKVPVRIVPLEAFPVAIGPNGEKIQRHRLRAMAASLLEASDPNSAESKRVPE; this is encoded by the coding sequence ATGCAGACGCTTGTCGCGCAGTTGCGCTCGGCCGCCGCGAAGGCGCCGCAGGCCCGGATCCACGACGGGGCGCTCGCTCCCGACTATACCGAACTCCACGAGCGCAGCCTGCGCGTCGCCGGCGGGCTGGCGCGGCAAGGCATCGGGGAAGGCGACCGGGTCGCGCTCTGGCTGCCCAACGGCCTCGCCTATCTCGACCTCGTCCATGCCTGCCACCATCTCGGCGCCGTCGCCGTGGCGATCAATACCCGCTTTCGTACCGCGGAAGCCCAATCCATCCTGCAGCGAACCGGGGCCCGTGCGCTGGCGATCGCACCCGGCTTCAAGGACATAGCGTTCCTGGACATGCTGGCAGGGATGGATCGGGCTGCGCTCCCGGAACTGCGCCTCATCGTCTCGGTCGGCGAGGAACTTCATGATGCCTTGTCCGGCGCCACCTCTCTTGCTCATCGTGACTTGCTCGCGGCCAATCCGGTGGCGAGCCGAGCCGACCCTGAGCTTCCGGTTGCGATCTTCGCGACGTCCGGGACCACGAATGCTCCCAAATTCGCGCTGCATCGCCAGGGGAATATCGCCCTGCACGGCGCGCGCATCGCCGCAGCCTTCGGCTTCGATGCCGGCGATGCCCATCTGCTTCAGGCCGTGCCGTTCTGCGGCATCTGGGGCTTCAGCCAATGGATGGGCACCGTCGCCGGCGCCGCCAGCGCGTCTCTCGTTCCGTTCTTCGAGGCGCGCGGCGCGGGCACGCTGATCCGCGAACGCGGCATCACGCATCTGAGCGGCCCGGACGACCTGATCCAGCGGCTCTTCGATGCCTTTCCCGAGCAACGCCCCTTTCCCACGCTGCGCGAGGCGCTGATCTCGACCTTCAATCCGACGCTGGGCGAATTCACGACCTCGATCGACCAACGCGGGCTGCGAATGGTCAACGGTTACGGGATGAGCGAGATATTCTCCTTCTTCTCGCGCCGACGCGCCGACGATCCGCCGCCCCTGCGGCAGCGGCCGGGTGGCACACCGCTCGACCCGCAGGCCGAGCTTCGCGTCCGCTCGACGACAGGCGACGCCCTGCTCGGCATCGGCGAAGTCGGCCGACTCGAGCTTAAGGTCGATACGCTGTTCAGCGGCTATTTCGGCGATCCCGCCGCGACCGCCGCGGCCTTCACCCCGGACGGCTTCTTCCGCACCGGCGATCTCGCCGCTCTCGGCCCGGGAGGCACATTCGATCTCGTGGGGCGCGACGGCGACTTCCTGCGACTCGGCGGATTCCTGGTCAATCCGGTCGAGATCGAGGATGCGGTGAAGCAAGCCGCGCCCGGCTGCGAGGTCGTCGTCGTCGAGGCGGCGACCGCGCGCGGTAACAAGCCCGTCGCCTTCATGCGTGCCGGGCCGGGCATTGCCCCGCCGAATGCAGCGGTGCTGACGAACGCGCTGCGCGGCCGCATCGCCGATTTCAAGGTTCCCGTCCGGATCGTTCCTCTCGAGGCCTTCCCCGTCGCGATCGGTCCCAACGGCGAAAAGATTCAGCGCCATCGCCTGCGCGCGATGGCAGCAAGCCTGCTCGAAGCGAGCGACCCCAACTCCGCAGAGTCGAAGAGAGTGCCAGAATGA
- the cycA gene encoding Cytochrome c2, whose amino-acid sequence MKFAVLAGGALLAAAVQPARAQDAAAGEKIYAQCRACHQVGETAKNTVGPALNGVIGQKAGGRDGYSYSAAMKDSGLVWNEATFSEYIQNPRGKVPGTKMVYAGLKDEKRIADLLAYLKQFDAGGKKAE is encoded by the coding sequence ATGAAATTCGCAGTCCTTGCCGGCGGCGCCTTGCTCGCGGCCGCCGTCCAGCCCGCCCGCGCCCAGGACGCCGCGGCGGGCGAGAAGATCTATGCGCAGTGCCGGGCCTGTCATCAGGTCGGCGAAACCGCCAAGAACACGGTCGGCCCCGCCCTCAATGGCGTCATCGGCCAGAAGGCGGGCGGGCGCGACGGCTACAGCTACAGCGCCGCGATGAAGGATTCCGGCCTGGTCTGGAACGAGGCGACCTTCTCCGAATACATCCAGAACCCGCGCGGCAAGGTGCCCGGCACCAAGATGGTCTATGCCGGTCTCAAGGACGAGAAGCGCATCGCGGATCTGCTGGCCTATCTCAAGCAGTTCGATGCCGGCGGCAAGAAGGCCGAGTAA
- a CDS encoding conserved exported hypothetical protein (Evidence 4 : Unknown function but conserved in other organisms) yields the protein MVFAQSLRMAALAAIFLAPSVGFAQEETAETLPDFPGREETFGYCIACHSMKVVGRQGMDRARWDETLNWMTEKHSMPAPDPEMRKTLLDYLAQAFPPKAPAQGGGWVNPFAPKP from the coding sequence ATGGTGTTCGCGCAATCGCTTCGGATGGCCGCTCTCGCGGCCATCTTCCTCGCCCCCTCCGTTGGCTTCGCCCAGGAGGAGACGGCCGAGACGCTGCCCGATTTTCCGGGCCGCGAAGAAACCTTCGGCTACTGCATCGCCTGCCATTCGATGAAGGTCGTCGGCCGGCAGGGCATGGATCGCGCCCGCTGGGACGAAACGCTCAACTGGATGACCGAGAAGCACAGCATGCCGGCGCCCGATCCGGAGATGCGCAAGACCTTGCTCGACTATCTCGCCCAGGCCTTCCCGCCGAAGGCGCCGGCCCAGGGCGGCGGCTGGGTCAACCCCTTCGCTCCGAAGCCATAG
- a CDS encoding Sigma-70 family RNA polymerase sigma factor has product MQAPAGAGGLELPGRCDRQGEFAAEGCVLRVIVERALRQNWERLFSYALRLSGSRDGAADLLQSCATKALAASPPEEAERVRAWLFAILRNIWIDEHRRGETSAHAAEGAFEDEQWCHDDRLIAAITVRQALERLDPPHREIVELVDLAGFRYGEAADILGVPVGTVMSRLSRARLLLLNAIEGGTVRPFAARQRKRANET; this is encoded by the coding sequence ATGCAAGCGCCGGCGGGTGCGGGAGGCTTGGAGCTTCCCGGCCGCTGCGATAGACAAGGCGAATTCGCTGCGGAGGGCTGCGTCCTGCGTGTCATCGTCGAGCGTGCGTTGCGCCAGAACTGGGAGCGCCTGTTCTCCTACGCGCTGCGCCTGAGCGGCAGCCGCGATGGCGCGGCGGACCTCCTGCAATCCTGCGCCACGAAGGCGCTTGCGGCCTCGCCACCGGAAGAGGCGGAGCGCGTGCGGGCCTGGCTGTTCGCGATCCTGCGCAATATCTGGATCGACGAGCACCGCCGGGGCGAGACCAGCGCGCATGCGGCAGAGGGAGCGTTCGAGGACGAGCAGTGGTGCCATGACGACCGTCTGATCGCCGCTATCACCGTCCGGCAGGCGCTGGAGCGTCTCGATCCGCCGCATCGGGAGATCGTCGAGCTGGTCGATCTGGCTGGCTTCCGTTATGGCGAGGCGGCGGATATCCTGGGCGTGCCCGTGGGAACCGTGATGAGCCGCCTCAGCCGGGCGCGGCTTTTGCTTCTGAATGCGATCGAGGGCGGAACCGTTCGCCCCTTCGCTGCGCGGCAGCGCAAACGAGCCAACGAAACGTGA
- a CDS encoding Sulfite dehydrogenase (Cytochrome) subunit SorA apoprotein has translation MLNEADLRDGAADTDIDAVPAAGATDTPRTSRRLLLGGSLAALGFAVGGVPRLSPISPAAAQGAPAAAPPKGPQPFDYPGKDKGLTLLGDRPLVAETPESLLDDDTTPIAKFFIRNNGQIPDPIKDVDGWQLKIEGEVDKPLTLTVAELKSRFPAHTFRMVLECGGNGRSFYQPAARGNQWTNGGAGCAEWTGVRLADVLKAAGLKASAKFTGHFGADPHLSGDTTKDAISRGMPIEKALEPHCLIVWAMNGEPLPHIHGGPLRLLVPGWPASLSSKWLNRILVRATPHDGQGMGGTSYRVPTVPIVPGSNADGKTNFTDLTSMPVRSIISTPANGTRLPAATREVALRGAAWAGDHEVAKVEVSFDAGQRWHEMTLAKPKNRYDWVRWTGKVTLPSEGYFELWARATDSRGIAQPHVATNWNPQGYGSNPLHRIAILVG, from the coding sequence ATGCTCAACGAAGCAGACCTGCGCGATGGTGCAGCCGATACCGATATTGATGCCGTGCCCGCTGCCGGCGCCACCGATACCCCCCGCACATCGCGACGTCTTCTGCTCGGCGGCAGCCTCGCTGCGCTGGGCTTCGCTGTTGGCGGCGTGCCGCGCCTGTCCCCGATCTCGCCGGCCGCCGCGCAGGGCGCGCCCGCTGCCGCGCCGCCCAAGGGACCGCAGCCCTTCGATTATCCCGGCAAGGACAAGGGTCTGACCCTTCTCGGCGACCGTCCGCTCGTCGCGGAGACGCCCGAGAGCCTGCTCGACGACGACACCACGCCGATCGCCAAATTCTTCATCCGCAACAACGGCCAGATTCCGGACCCGATCAAGGATGTCGATGGCTGGCAGCTCAAGATCGAGGGCGAGGTCGACAAGCCGCTGACCCTGACGGTCGCGGAACTCAAATCCCGCTTCCCGGCGCATACCTTCCGCATGGTGCTGGAATGCGGCGGAAACGGTCGCTCCTTCTATCAGCCGGCGGCGCGCGGCAACCAGTGGACCAATGGCGGCGCAGGCTGCGCCGAATGGACCGGCGTGCGCCTCGCCGACGTGCTGAAGGCGGCCGGCCTCAAGGCCTCGGCCAAGTTCACCGGCCATTTCGGCGCCGATCCGCATCTCTCCGGCGACACCACCAAGGATGCGATCTCGCGCGGCATGCCGATCGAGAAGGCGCTGGAGCCGCATTGCCTGATCGTCTGGGCGATGAACGGCGAGCCGCTGCCGCATATCCATGGCGGCCCGCTGCGCCTGCTGGTGCCGGGCTGGCCGGCCTCGCTCTCCTCGAAATGGCTGAACCGGATTCTGGTTCGCGCGACCCCGCATGACGGGCAGGGCATGGGCGGCACCTCCTACCGCGTCCCCACGGTGCCGATCGTTCCCGGCTCCAATGCCGACGGGAAGACGAATTTCACCGATCTGACCTCGATGCCGGTGCGCTCGATCATCAGTACGCCGGCGAACGGGACCCGCCTGCCGGCGGCGACGCGCGAGGTCGCGCTGCGCGGCGCGGCCTGGGCCGGCGACCACGAGGTCGCCAAGGTGGAAGTCTCCTTCGATGCCGGCCAGCGCTGGCATGAGATGACGCTGGCCAAGCCGAAGAACCGCTACGACTGGGTGCGCTGGACCGGCAAGGTGACTTTGCCGAGCGAGGGCTATTTCGAGCTCTGGGCCCGGGCGACGGATTCCCGCGGCATCGCCCAGCCGCATGTCGCGACCAACTGGAACCCGCAGGGCTACGGCTCCAACCCGCTCCACCGCATCGCGATTCTGGTGGGCTGA
- a CDS encoding Amino acid/amide ABC transporter substrate-binding protein (HAAT family) — MMKSRRLFLAAAFAASLTAATGPAAADDLKIGVMFPLSGPMALIGNEAYQAAQVARDMINERGGIKGRKVTFAVADAPGPTQGNAEATRLIVREKVPLIAGTYASSIALAASEVTEREGVLYWETIAVADKFTQRNYKNAVRLTFNATMMGETAADFSKDLAGKLGKKPEELKIAVISEDSEFGQSVGDAAARRVKANGQNLVANERYSRTVTDLSSLVLSLKAKAPDVVIATSYLNDGVLFVRQARELDFNMGALVGIGTGYALPDFLAATGATAEGIFDVDAPATPNVANLPPATQKLYGEFVDRFKTLAKRDPGPLALISFGGFWTLFNEVLAKAPDTKIESLRKAAYAIDLSDGALLTGAGVKLKPEGDKEQGQNSRALLSVMQWQKGALEVVWPKSVAVKEAVSVPLPEWSKR; from the coding sequence ATGATGAAGTCGAGACGCCTGTTCCTTGCCGCGGCCTTCGCCGCGAGCCTGACGGCCGCGACGGGACCCGCCGCGGCGGACGATCTCAAGATCGGCGTGATGTTCCCGCTCTCGGGCCCGATGGCCCTGATCGGCAACGAGGCCTATCAGGCGGCTCAGGTCGCGCGCGACATGATCAACGAGCGCGGCGGCATCAAGGGGCGGAAAGTCACCTTCGCCGTGGCCGATGCGCCCGGCCCGACCCAGGGCAATGCCGAGGCGACGCGCCTGATCGTGCGCGAGAAGGTGCCGCTCATCGCCGGCACCTATGCGTCCTCGATCGCTCTCGCCGCCAGCGAGGTGACCGAGCGCGAGGGCGTGCTCTACTGGGAGACGATCGCCGTCGCCGACAAATTCACCCAGCGCAACTACAAGAACGCCGTCCGCCTGACCTTCAACGCGACGATGATGGGCGAAACCGCAGCCGACTTCTCGAAGGATCTGGCCGGCAAGCTCGGCAAGAAGCCGGAAGAACTCAAGATAGCGGTCATCTCCGAGGATTCCGAATTCGGCCAGTCGGTCGGCGACGCGGCCGCCCGCCGCGTCAAGGCGAACGGTCAGAACCTCGTCGCCAACGAGCGCTACAGCCGGACCGTGACCGACCTCTCCTCGCTCGTGCTCTCGCTCAAGGCCAAGGCGCCGGATGTCGTGATCGCGACCTCCTATCTCAACGACGGCGTCCTGTTCGTTCGCCAGGCGCGCGAGCTGGACTTCAACATGGGGGCGCTGGTCGGCATCGGCACCGGCTACGCCCTGCCGGATTTCCTCGCTGCCACCGGCGCCACCGCCGAAGGCATCTTCGACGTCGATGCTCCGGCAACGCCGAACGTCGCCAACCTGCCGCCCGCGACGCAGAAGCTCTATGGCGAATTCGTCGACCGCTTCAAGACGCTGGCCAAGCGTGACCCAGGCCCGCTCGCCCTGATCTCCTTCGGCGGCTTCTGGACGCTCTTCAACGAAGTCCTTGCCAAGGCACCGGACACCAAGATCGAAAGCCTCCGCAAGGCGGCTTATGCGATCGACCTTTCCGACGGCGCGCTGCTGACCGGAGCGGGCGTGAAGCTGAAGCCGGAGGGCGACAAGGAGCAGGGCCAGAACAGCCGCGCGCTACTCTCCGTGATGCAGTGGCAGAAGGGCGCGCTGGAAGTCGTCTGGCCGAAGAGCGTCGCGGTCAAGGAGGCGGTCTCGGTGCCGCTCCCGGAATGGTCGAAACGCTGA
- a CDS encoding PG_binding_1 domain-containing protein, with the protein MPLISPRFSVNERLRKAAENTPPLKQGERGQAVAIVQLALIDLGFAMPNSTSGGRMMPDGIFGPETANRVRSFQMANGLVSDAVVGRLTMAALERAIIVQSQINGRAEAGKARAHSAAVR; encoded by the coding sequence ATGCCGCTCATCTCGCCGCGTTTTTCCGTGAACGAGCGGTTGAGAAAAGCCGCCGAGAACACCCCGCCGCTGAAGCAGGGCGAGCGTGGCCAGGCCGTCGCCATCGTTCAGCTGGCCCTCATCGACCTCGGCTTCGCGATGCCGAACTCGACCAGCGGCGGGCGCATGATGCCCGACGGCATCTTCGGCCCCGAAACGGCGAACCGGGTGCGCAGCTTCCAGATGGCGAACGGGCTCGTCAGCGACGCCGTCGTCGGCCGCCTCACCATGGCCGCGCTGGAGCGGGCCATCATCGTGCAAAGCCAGATCAACGGCCGCGCGGAGGCAGGCAAGGCGCGGGCGCATAGCGCAGCCGTCCGCTGA
- a CDS encoding conserved hypothetical protein (Evidence 4 : Unknown function but conserved in other organisms): MAITLVPSSATISASKGGSRPDIFVGTEHALLHCTTNVRRAAANEAAGHPGHTGPMINCTGTVLLSGDPNSAQDKIDITSWDFGMILVSELSVYEAHYAGRMDNEGSIAINLKSAFTTNPSLDGDGDLPTIDEMIFDPSNLIIAPQTTGTRGFLATYKFGDHPNNPFPLRQTNGKMHSPNFLHTARRDEGFIAFFVAKAPGGRIHHLARIGWHVVWHGTLGWTSPSATPTVAMVTSRIDIGQPTTDDIDNTNFPRSAAVAKNPQRPTCNEQDGNAFDRGYGPAAGAPVRVESETRPGNLPSNFFPSP, from the coding sequence ATGGCGATCACACTGGTCCCCTCCAGCGCCACGATCTCGGCCAGCAAGGGTGGCTCGCGGCCCGACATCTTCGTCGGCACCGAACATGCGCTGCTCCATTGCACGACCAATGTGCGGCGCGCGGCCGCCAACGAGGCGGCCGGGCACCCCGGCCACACCGGGCCGATGATCAACTGCACCGGAACCGTGCTGCTCTCGGGCGATCCGAACTCCGCGCAGGACAAGATCGACATCACCAGCTGGGATTTCGGGATGATCCTGGTGTCCGAGCTGTCGGTCTACGAAGCCCATTACGCCGGACGGATGGACAATGAGGGCAGCATCGCCATCAACCTCAAATCCGCCTTCACCACCAATCCCTCGCTCGACGGCGACGGCGATCTGCCCACCATCGACGAAATGATCTTTGATCCGAGCAATCTGATCATCGCGCCGCAGACCACCGGCACCAGGGGCTTCCTCGCGACCTACAAGTTCGGCGACCACCCCAACAACCCGTTCCCTCTGCGCCAGACCAACGGCAAGATGCACTCCCCCAACTTCCTGCACACGGCACGCCGCGACGAGGGTTTCATCGCCTTCTTCGTGGCGAAGGCGCCGGGCGGCCGGATCCACCATCTGGCGCGGATCGGCTGGCATGTCGTCTGGCACGGCACGCTCGGCTGGACTTCTCCGAGCGCGACGCCCACCGTCGCCATGGTGACGTCGCGCATCGACATCGGGCAGCCGACCACGGACGACATCGACAACACGAACTTCCCGCGCTCGGCCGCCGTCGCCAAGAACCCGCAGCGCCCGACCTGCAACGAGCAGGACGGCAACGCCTTCGACAGAGGCTACGGCCCGGCGGCGGGTGCGCCGGTGCGGGTCGAGTCGGAAACCCGCCCCGGCAATCTGCCGAGCAATTTCTTTCCTTCGCCCTGA
- the livF gene encoding branched chain amino acid/phenylalanine ABC transporter ATP binding subunit LivF encodes MLEVRNLEAFYGDVQVLFGVDLRVAEGETVAVVGANGAGKTTLINALSGAIERSGDARFAGRQIASAAPHHIAAAGLVQVPEGRRLFRFMTVRENLELGAYAPSARADRAASLERVFALMPKLAERSGQLAGSLSGGEQQMCAIGRALMAKPRALMFDEPTLGLAPIMVEMVFRLLAEIKASGLTILLVEQNVKHALAASDRAYVIENGRVVLEGVAAALLDDERLKQAYLGG; translated from the coding sequence ATGCTTGAGGTCCGCAATCTTGAAGCCTTCTACGGCGACGTGCAGGTGCTCTTCGGGGTCGATCTGCGGGTAGCGGAGGGCGAGACCGTCGCCGTGGTCGGCGCCAACGGGGCCGGCAAGACCACGCTCATCAACGCCCTTTCCGGCGCGATCGAGCGCAGCGGCGACGCCCGCTTCGCCGGGCGCCAGATCGCCTCCGCCGCGCCGCATCACATCGCCGCCGCCGGACTGGTGCAGGTGCCCGAAGGACGCCGGCTCTTCCGCTTCATGACCGTACGCGAGAACCTCGAACTGGGCGCCTATGCGCCGTCCGCCCGGGCCGACCGGGCGGCATCGCTCGAGCGTGTCTTCGCACTGATGCCGAAGCTGGCGGAACGCTCCGGCCAGCTCGCCGGGTCCCTCAGCGGAGGCGAGCAGCAGATGTGTGCGATCGGGCGCGCCTTGATGGCGAAGCCGCGCGCGCTGATGTTCGACGAGCCGACGCTCGGCCTTGCTCCGATCATGGTCGAGATGGTGTTCCGCCTGCTGGCGGAGATCAAAGCGAGCGGCCTGACGATCCTGCTGGTCGAACAGAACGTCAAGCACGCGCTGGCTGCCTCGGACCGCGCCTATGTCATCGAGAATGGCCGGGTCGTGCTGGAGGGCGTGGCCGCGGCGCTGCTCGACGACGAGCGGCTGAAGCAAGCCTATCTCGGCGGATGA